Part of the Shewanella eurypsychrophilus genome is shown below.
CCCGCCATAGACTGTTGCATCAATATTGTAGGCTGACGTTTTATTGCTGTTAGCATCGATAAGAATATAGTCGCTGATCACCCCATAAAATAGCGAGGTTGAGATATCTATTTTACCTTGATAGAGCCAGCCAATATCGAGCTGTGAGGTTTTCTCTGGCGCTAGGTCGAACGCTTTATTCGATATATTGTCGACATCGGCTTTCATTATCTCCCAGTAATCAGGCATACGCTGGGCATGACCCACTCCTGCAAAGTACTGACTGTTGCCAGAAGAGAGCTCATAGCGAGTGTAGCCACTGAATAACTCATCGGTTCTATTGCCGCCTTGGGCAAGCATTAGTTCGGTTTGCCAATAATCTAATCTCACACCTGCAAGCAGCTTACCCTGTGATAGCAGTAGCTCTGATTCGACAAAGAGGCCACTATTTTGGTAGTGCATATTATCGTTGAAGGGCTTTGAGAGGAGATCATCAAGACCATTATCTACACTGGGGTCGATCTTGCGTCCCTCGTGCTTACTGTCCATGTAATCAACACCTAAGGTGAGATTCAAGCTGTCGCTTAAACTCAAGTCAGCCCAAAGGTGTGCTCCCATCGTGGCACGACGAACATTACTCCCAGAGTTAACGCCTTGATCGAACTGATCCATAATATGGTCATTTTCATTGCTATAAGCTTGAAATTCTAGGCTTTGTAACAGTTCACCATCAAAGTCACTCTGAACTAAAAAGGTGAGGTTTTCATTATTGATCTCTCGGGCTTTATTAGCGCGGTCAGCATACTCTGCCTCTCCAGAAGAGCGGCCATAGGCAAGCTCTACCACGGTCTCATCTGAAGGTGTCCAACCTAGCGCAACATTATAGTTCTGTCTGTCGTAACTTGACTGCACTGCGTTGCCATCACCATCTTGGAAGTGGTCGCTGCTAGATTGGTTAATATCCATATCGATATAGTGATCGCTATTGCCCGCTTTTAGTTCAACCAGGTAATCTTGTCTATCGAAGCTGCCCCCTGTGATACTGGCTCTTCCCTCGGTATCGGCCTCTTCAAAACGGTGACGATTTTTTTCAAACAGGACTGTGCCAGCTGAGCCTACTGGGCCATATTTTACGGTTTGAGGCCCCTTGATCACTGTGATGTTATCGTAGGCTTCTGGATAGATATAAGCGGTTGGAGGATCCATACGTCCTCCACAGGTACCATAGACATGCTGACCGTCATCGACAATGCTCAGTCTGGAGCCGCCCAAGCCTCTTAATGTCGGGTCTCCGCCTGCGCCACCTTTACGACCTATGCTGAAGCCTGGGATTGTTTTGAGAAAGCCTGCGCCATCATAAGCGGGGAGTGGCAGCCTGGGTTTTTTAGGATCGCTTGAAACTCTAGT
Proteins encoded:
- a CDS encoding TonB-dependent copper receptor, producing the protein MMFLYKNLAIPVLATTIFSPFCFAQSTPASGDNDKQPAIERILVTGEQVEDPTRVSSDPKKPRLPLPAYDGAGFLKTIPGFSIGRKGGAGGDPTLRGLGGSRLSIVDDGQHVYGTCGGRMDPPTAYIYPEAYDNITVIKGPQTVKYGPVGSAGTVLFEKNRHRFEEADTEGRASITGGSFDRQDYLVELKAGNSDHYIDMDINQSSSDHFQDGDGNAVQSSYDRQNYNVALGWTPSDETVVELAYGRSSGEAEYADRANKAREINNENLTFLVQSDFDGELLQSLEFQAYSNENDHIMDQFDQGVNSGSNVRRATMGAHLWADLSLSDSLNLTLGVDYMDSKHEGRKIDPSVDNGLDDLLSKPFNDNMHYQNSGLFVESELLLSQGKLLAGVRLDYWQTELMLAQGGNRTDELFSGYTRYELSSGNSQYFAGVGHAQRMPDYWEIMKADVDNISNKAFDLAPEKTSQLDIGWLYQGKIDISTSLFYGVISDYILIDANSNKTSAYNIDATVYGGEIAATFPISEHWSSQTSVSYSHGDNDTANTPLGQIPPLEGRLTLDYQYQQWSAGLLWRLVAAQDRVAIGEGNISGQDLAASSSFGTLSINASWKHQESILVSLGVENLFDITYAEHISRSGAGNDIPGSSPMFQVNEPGRTAWVKMDYTF